A genomic segment from Sparus aurata chromosome 10, fSpaAur1.1, whole genome shotgun sequence encodes:
- the lrch4 gene encoding leucine-rich repeat and calponin homology domain-containing protein 4 isoform X1, producing MAAGDGAQLPATVAASRSVEKALEEAAASGALNLSNRKLKEFPRSAKNYDLSDITHADLSKNRLCELPEELCQFISLETLSLYHNGMRSLSSSLGNLQALTYLNLSRNLLSSLPPSVFQLPLLRVLIVSNNKLCSLPASIFSLTHLRQLDVSCNELQSLPPELGQLECLRDLNLRRNQLTTLPEEISELPLVRLDVSCNRISHVPLCYRHLRHLQSILLDNNPLQMPPAQICSKGKYHIFKYLNMEACKRSQEEMERHLRPTGFNSCLSDQELFTGQFGGLDSGFNSVDSGSKRWSGNESADDFSERSLRMAEVSRDQRNLEEEEEEEEEQERSPLEAKKVNGEAEHVDFIENSVTEEEEEEIRMDPPTPPLTAPPLDQQENSSLPQTQDSTVCRTSLHVEVGPPSSTSSSPLSPSSPTMEERRRPGTLFIWQERERQQQQQREKANLLKSSTKTGSHVATAPQTGSSSAGGSPENSNSHSGLRQRCASADQMSIVSPSVHLHRSSSGIDVPSCPKTSPPPGQAQRPNSFLFRTSSRSNVKPTGSIFTLGESGRSESRTMLRSPKEERPDITQLRKTLESRLKITLPEDLGEALSNGTVLCQLVNQIRARSVSIIHIPSPAVPKLSSAKCRLNVENFIAACRKLGVPEMDVCVCSDVLLCKLPAVLRCVTALLAVVGETVEEPPSFHSSPSSPSSSSSLLSTDFLLFYCAAMALLYVLYCYLLT from the exons ATCTGTCTAAGAATCGTCTGTGTGAGCTACCGGAGGAGCTCTGTCAATTCATCTCCCTGGAGACGCTGAGCCTTTACCACAATGGGATGCGTTCACTGTCCTCCAGCCTGGGCAACCTCCAGGCCCTCACCTACCTCAACCTCAG TCGGAATCTTCTGTCCAGTTTACCCCCGTCGGTGTTTCAGCTCCCCCTCCTGCGAGTGCTCATCGTCAGCAACAACAAGCTGTGTTCACTGCCTGCCTCCATTTTCTCCCTCACACACCTCCGACAGCTG GACGTAAGCTGTAATGAGCTTCAGAGTTTGCCACCAGAGCTTGGTCAACTAGAGTGTCTGAGGGACTTGAACCTTAGGAGGAACCAGCTCACCACTTTGCCTGAAG AAATATCTGAGCTCCCCCTTGTCCGGCTTGATGTGTCCTGCAACCGCATTTCCCACGTGCCCTTGTGCTACCGCCACCTGCGACATCTTCAGAGTATCCTACTGGACAACAACCCACTGCAAATGCCACCAGCGCAGATCTGCTCCAAGGGCAAATACCACATCTTCAAGTACCTCAACATGGAGGCCTGCAAGAGGAgccaggaggagatggagagacacTTGAGGCCCACTGGATTCAACAGCTG TCTGTCGGACCAGGAGCTGTTCACAGGTCAGTTTGGAGGGCTGGATTCTGGTTTCAACAGTGTGGACAGTGGCAGCAAAAGATGGTCTGGGAATGAG TCAGCAGATGACTTCTCAGAGCGTTCCCTCCGCATGGCTGAGGTCAGCAGAGATCAGAGGAAcctggaagaagaagaggaggaggaggaggagcaagagagATCCCCTCTGGAAGCTAAGAAAG TGAATGGTGAAGCTGAGCATGTGGACTTCATCGAAAACAGTGTgacggaagaagaggaagaggagatcaGGATGGATCCACCCACACCTCCTCTCACAGCTCCACCTCTG GATCAGCAGGAGAATTCCTCACTACCCCAAACCCAAGACTCAACAGTATGCAG GACCAGCCTGCATGTAGAGGTGGGCCCCCCATCATCGACATCCTCCTCTCCCCTGTCCCCCTCAAGCCCCACCATGGAGGAGCGGAGAAGGCCGGGCACCCTTTTCATCTGGCAGGAGAGAGagcgtcagcagcagcagcagagagaaaaggccAA TTTGCTGAAGTCATCcaccaaaacaggaagtcatgtGGCCACTGcaccacagacaggaagtagttCGGC TGGTGGATCTCCAGAGAACAGCAACTCCCACTCAGGACTTCGGCAGCGATGTGCG AGTGCTGATCAGATGAGCATAGTGTCTCCTTCAGTACATCTACATCGCTCCAGCAGCGGAATAG ATGTCCCATCCTGCCCGAAGACGTCCCCTCCACCTGGCCAGGCCCAGAGACCAAACAGCTTCCTGTTTCGCACCTCATCCCGCAGCAATGTCAAACCCACAG GGTCAATCTTTACTCTCGGTGAGTCTGGCAGAAGTGAGTCTCGTACTATGCTGCGTTCTCCCAAAGAGGAGAGACCAGATATCACACAACTACGCAAG ACTCTGGAGTCTCGACTGAAGATCACTCTACCGGAGGATCTTGGAGAGGCCTTATCCAATGGCACCGTCCTCTGCCAGCTGGTCAATCAGATTCGAGCCCGCTCCGTGTCAATTATCCACATTCCCTCCCCAGCAGTG CCAAAGCTGAGCTCAGCAAAATGTCGACTCAACGTGGAGAACTTCATCGCTGCATGTCGGAAGCTGGGAGTACCTGAG atggatgtgtgtgtgtgctctgatGTGCTTCTGTGTAAGCTGCCCGCTGTGCTACGCTGTGTGACGGCCCTGCTGGCCGTGGTGGGGGAGACGGTGGAGGAGCCGCCCTCCTTCCACTCCTCACCTTCATCGccatcgtcctcctcctcgctgctgTCCACAGACTTCCTGCTCTTCTACTGTGCAGCCATGGCCCTGCTCTACGTCCTCTACTGCTACCTGCTCACATAG